One genomic segment of Tripterygium wilfordii isolate XIE 37 chromosome 9, ASM1340144v1, whole genome shotgun sequence includes these proteins:
- the LOC120005432 gene encoding alpha/beta hydrolase domain-containing protein 17C-like codes for MGNVTSNVAAKFTFFQPDPPTYDVYREEDGRLVFPGVTTDKNMEVHLLETKVGNKVVATFWRHPFARLKVLYSHGNAADLGQMHELFIELRAHLRVSIMSYDYSGYGASTGKPSEFNTYHDIEAVYNCLKREYRIKQEELILYGQSVGSGPTLHPGSRLQRLRGVVLHSAILSGIRVLYPVKMTFWFDIFNVGFVQGALFIGRFNLIGPGPGPERFKDIQNGWPNPNEGQTRHVLTRKIG; via the exons ATGGGAAATGTAACATCAAACGTGGCAGCGAAGTTCACGTTCTTCCAGCCAGACCCACCAACATACGATGTGTACAGGGAGGAGGACGGGAGGCTAGTGTTCCCTGGTGTCACCACCGATAAGAACATGGAGGTGCATTTGTTGGAGACCAAGGTAGGTAACAAGGTCGTCGCTACCTTCTGGAGACACCCATTTGCGAGGCTCAAGGTCTTGTACTCCCATGGCAATGCTGCTGACCTTGGTCAGATGCACGAGCTCTTCATCGAACTCAGGGCGCACCTTCGTGTCAGTATCATGAG CTATGATTATTCTGGGTACGGAGCATCCACTGGCAAG CCATCTGAGTTCAACACCTACCATGACATAGAGGCTGTCTACAATTGTTTGAAGAGAGAGTATAGAATTAAGCAGGAGGAGTTGATTTTGTATGGCCAATCTGTTGGAAGTGGGCCAACACTGCACCCAGGCTCACGATTGCAGAGACTGAGAGGTGTTGTTCTTCATAGTGCCATTCTTTCGGGCATACGGGTCTTGTATCCTGTAAAGATGACATTCTGGTTCGACATTTTTAACGTAGGTTTCGTTCAAGGTGCTCTCTTCATTGGAAGGTTCAATCTAATTGGACCTGGACCTGGACCTGAAAGATTCAAAGATATCCAAAATGGATGGCCAAACCCTAacgagg GTCAAACTAGGCACGTGCTAACCCGTAAGATAGGTTAG
- the LOC120006108 gene encoding cytochrome P450 CYP82D47-like — translation MDFALSLPTNAIVAITLAFTLLVYFLFSKPRHPQNKKPPPVATGALPFIGHLHLLAGWSKPAYKILGEMVDKIGPTFILKLGVHQALIVSTPEIAKECFTTNDKIFASRPPSMSSDLLGYHFAMFAISPYGPYWREMRKIATVELLSNHRIDMLRGVLKSEVRTMLKEMHEQLNTNKTAVKVDLKQWFGDLNLNIITKLIAGKRCVGAKTKAEKEEYEKCQKGLKECLELAGSFAVGDALPFLKRFDIGGVEKAMKRNAKEMDEILQGWLDEHKQKRADGKVEATQDFMDVMLSICDRDAVKNSSHDADTIIKATCLNLVLGGAETSTIALSWAVSLLLNNPQALKKAHQELDTCVGRDRLVEDSDLQKLAYIPAIIKETLRMYPPSSLDAAHLSTEDCTIDGFHIPAGTQLFVNIAKIHHDPKVWPNPEEFKPERFLTTHKHIDYRGQNFELLPFGSGRRVCPGISLASQNMQLTLANFLHEFDIASPTGGPVDMAEGLGFTLYRANPLEVLLTPRLPAHLYA, via the exons ATGGATTTCGCCCTTTCTCTCCCCACAAATGCCATTGTAGCAATCACATTAGCCTTCACTCTGCTTGTCTACTTTCTATTCTCAAAGCCAAGACACCCTCAGAATAAGAAACCACCACCAGTAGCTACGGGTGCTTTGCCTTTCATAGGCCACCTCCACCTCTTAGCAGGGTGGTCAAAACCAGCCTACAAAATCTTGGGAGAAATGGTGGACAAGATCGGTCCAACATTTATTCTAAAGCTTGGCGTGCATCAAGCCTTGATTGTTAGTACCCCAGAGATTGCTAAAGAGTGCTTTACCACAAATGACAAAATATTCGCAAGCCGTCCACCTTCAATGTCCTCTGATCTTCTTGGCTACCACTTTGCGATGTTTGCCATCAGCCCATACGGTCCTTATTGGCGCGAGATGCGCAAGATAGCGACAGTGGAGCTTCTCTCAAATCATAGAATAGATATGCTAAGAGGTGTCTTAAAATCTGAAGTGAGGACAATGTTAAAGGAGATGCATGAGCAGTTAAATACAAACAAAACTGCAGTGAAGGTGGACTTGAAGCAATGGTTTGGAGACTTAAATCTTAACATCATAACCAAGTTGATTGCAGGGAAGCGATGTGTTGGGGCTAAAACAAAGGCAGAGAAGGAAGAGTATGAGAAGTGCCAAAAGGGGTTGAAGGAGTGCCTTGAATTGGCTGGGAGTTTCGCGGTGGGGGATGCGCTTCCATTTTTGAAACGGTTTGATATTGGAGGAGTTGAAAAAGCCATGAAAAGGAATGCCAAAGAGATGGACGAAATTCTCCAAGGATGGTTAGATGAGCATAAGCAAAAGAGAGCTGATGGTAAAGTTGAAGCTACCCAGGACTTTATGGATGTTATGCTATCTATTTGTGATAGAGATGCAGTAAAGAATTCCAGTCATGATGCAGATACCATCATCAAGGCCACATGCCTG AATCTTGTTTTAGGAGGTGCAGAAACCTCAACTATAGCTTTGAGTTGGGCCGTATCACTATTATTGAACAACCCTCAAGCATTAAAGAAAGCGCATCAGGAATTAGATACCTGCGTTGGTAGAGATAGGCTTGTTGAAGATTCGGATTTGCAAAAATTGGCGTACATCCCAGCCATCATCAAGGAGACACTGAGGATGTACCCCCCATCATCACTCGATGCAGCACATCTTTCAACAGAAGACTGCACCATCGACGGTTTTCATATCCCTGCAGGGACACAACTCTTTGTCAATATTGCAAAAATTCATCATGATCCCAAAGTATGGCCAAATCCTGAAGAGTTCAAACCAGAAAGATTTCTCACCACACACAAGCACATTGACTACAGGGgccaaaattttgaattgttaCCATTTGGAAGTGGTAGAAGAGTTTGTCCTGGAATTTCTCTTGCAAGTCAAAATATGCAACTTACGCTTGCAAATTTTCTACATGAATTTGACATTGCAAGCCCAACAGGAGGACCAGTCGACATGGCTGAAGGACTGGGATTCACCTTATATAGAGCCAATCCACTTGAAGTTCTTCTCACCCCACGCCTTCCTGCCCACCTTTATGCTTAA